In Spirosoma aureum, a single genomic region encodes these proteins:
- a CDS encoding deoxyribose-phosphate aldolase: MNHLFPYIERTLLHPDVTINEQYEALDDVTQLGFAGLTVAPFWVKKFRRELGDTHPAILSTVIGYPFGYQRTEAKQTELEWALRDGASEIEVVLNTSALFSPSSVWLKIELAKLVALAHAQEKFFTVILESSLLDQAQLQAVIKLAADTGADFIKNATGSRQTGSRQTGFSLETALAFRYLVPKSIGIKIVVDGATQEEMEKLISAGVDRLSLGQSIA, from the coding sequence ATGAATCACCTTTTCCCCTACATTGAGCGGACTTTGCTGCATCCGGACGTAACCATCAATGAGCAATATGAAGCGCTCGATGACGTCACGCAACTCGGCTTTGCGGGGCTGACAGTTGCTCCGTTCTGGGTGAAAAAATTCCGGCGCGAACTTGGTGATACTCATCCGGCCATTCTCTCAACGGTTATTGGCTACCCCTTCGGATACCAGCGTACGGAGGCCAAACAAACCGAACTGGAATGGGCTTTACGCGACGGAGCCAGTGAAATTGAGGTCGTACTCAATACATCGGCGCTCTTCTCGCCCAGCTCCGTCTGGCTGAAAATTGAACTGGCGAAGCTGGTTGCGCTGGCTCATGCGCAGGAGAAGTTTTTTACGGTTATTCTCGAATCATCCCTACTCGATCAGGCACAGCTTCAGGCCGTGATCAAACTGGCTGCCGATACCGGAGCCGATTTCATCAAAAATGCAACCGGGTCACGCCAGACTGGGTCACGCCAGACCGGGTTTTCGCTCGAAACTGCTTTGGCGTTTCGCTACCTCGTTCCGAAGTCCATAGGCATTAAGATTGTTGTCGATGGGGCAACCCAGGAAGAGATGGAAAAACTTATCTCGGCTGGGGTAGATCGGTTATCTCTCGGACAGTCAATAGCATAA
- a CDS encoding pseudouridine synthase — protein MGFKVKEGDTVKYGTKTLNPERFVYVLLNKPKDYITTTEDPEERKTVMELVADAGNFRMYPVGRLDRNTTGLLLLTNDGELADKLTHPSNNVRKIYQVEINKPITNEHFEEIQKGLTLEDGPIKPDALSIVTPDAQVVGIEIHSGRNRIVRRIFEHLGYEVTKLDRTTYAGLTKKELPRGKWRFLDPKEVVKLKYFNN, from the coding sequence ATGGGCTTCAAAGTAAAAGAGGGCGATACCGTGAAGTATGGCACCAAAACACTGAATCCCGAACGTTTTGTGTATGTTCTGCTAAACAAACCGAAGGATTATATCACCACCACCGAAGATCCGGAAGAGCGTAAAACCGTTATGGAACTGGTTGCCGACGCCGGTAATTTCCGGATGTATCCGGTTGGTCGCCTGGACCGCAACACAACGGGATTGTTGCTGCTGACCAACGACGGCGAACTGGCCGATAAATTGACTCACCCATCCAACAATGTTCGTAAAATCTATCAGGTCGAGATCAATAAACCGATAACGAACGAACATTTCGAGGAAATCCAGAAAGGTCTTACCCTGGAAGACGGTCCTATCAAGCCAGACGCATTAAGCATTGTAACGCCTGATGCTCAGGTTGTTGGAATTGAAATTCACTCGGGCCGCAATCGCATCGTACGCCGAATTTTTGAACACCTCGGCTATGAAGTAACGAAACTCGACCGAACCACCTATGCTGGTCTGACTAAAAAAGAGCTGCCACGCGGCAAATGGCGCTTCCTCGACCCCAAAGAAGTGGTGAAACTGAAGTATTTTAATAACTAA
- the acpP gene encoding acyl carrier protein has product MKERVTEILKNFGVAETAVTNEVHFVRDLGLDSLDTVDLIMQLEQEFGIRIPDEDYAKLTTMQNVLDYLQHEQRVSVTA; this is encoded by the coding sequence ATGAAAGAGCGTGTTACAGAGATATTGAAAAACTTTGGCGTTGCAGAAACCGCCGTTACGAACGAGGTTCACTTTGTTCGCGATCTTGGACTTGACAGTCTCGACACTGTCGATTTGATTATGCAGTTGGAACAGGAGTTTGGTATCCGAATTCCCGATGAAGACTACGCGAAACTAACCACCATGCAGAACGTTCTAGACTATCTGCAACATGAACAGCGGGTGTCTGTAACGGCATAA
- a CDS encoding lamin tail domain-containing protein: MHHFSLQSLAITLLWLASALPLKAGTPVLITAKGPTKLSHFAPVSIGAGKVTGGQIRITEYMYDGAPGEYIEITNVGDAAIDLTGWSFDDSSRQPGSFSLSSLGILQPNESAIITEVTPAVFRTTWYLPSTVKVAGGNSQNLGRSDEINIYDDSNTLVDRLTYNDQSMPPTIRTQNTSGWAERVNLGANTISTWKLSTANDAQNSYLSATGNLGNPGGYLIPLPRVKVVESGGTTIVAEGGATDTYSIVLNNQPTAAVTIAISPNSQLSTNPTSLTFTTANWNTAQTVTVTAVDDAVVEGVHSGTVTHNTSSSDPAYNGIATNSVSATITDNDISATAPPTIQESTVSTLLNLPTASPGYVSGVINDPTDPASTLGIDFTIGDTDTPVGSLTVTASSNTTSVVANANVSLTGSGASRNLKITPTGVGFATISVLVSDGSNTATYSINYAASASSVNPGSTRFHSGTSDASTAMVLDASTMLVADDENQVLRLYDRTKSGLPSTGFDFTAQLGLTDISGSTPREVDLEASTRVGKRIYWVGSESNADGGGFRPNRNRVFATDLSGSGSASTLTYAGRYDFLKDDILNWDATNGHGKGANYYGLVASANSAVDSKQSAGYNIEGVEMAPDNSTAYLAFRAPQILPASRTKALIVPVTNFTNLITVSGGGTAGSATFGAPIEMDLGGRGIREIRKNANNQYIIIAGAAGNEGPAPNDFRLYTWTGNPAEAPVLRNTDLSALNANGSFESILDVPNPLTEASQIQLLVDNGDAIYYNDGTIAKDLSQNNFKKFRSELVPLGASSTQPLAITVVSYDCFTGAITFGKLGGDPNKIVEYRAIGVTDWTTNPTAKLDAEARTASDLNSINIRARYVGEPASEVTYLWSRPAPCTQPISTTVLSITVVSYDCFSGAITFGKLSSDPNKTVEYMAIGITGWATNPQAKLDAEARTANDLNSINILARYVNDPQSQVSYLWTRPAPCDQPISTPALSITVTSYDCSTGAITFGKLSSDPNKTVEYRAIGITDWTTNPQAKLDAEARTANDLNGINITARYVGEPASEVSYFWTRPAPCNGARLGVTAFESARELKIVLLGNPTSTERILVEVHGAEAQPLRLVIRDVQGKQISEQIVERAGAIEQQTLGLGQTSGLYLLQVTTPARSQTAKIIRQ, encoded by the coding sequence ATGCATCATTTCTCCCTGCAATCTCTGGCAATCACTTTGTTATGGCTCGCATCGGCGCTGCCCTTGAAAGCTGGCACGCCTGTTTTAATAACTGCCAAGGGTCCGACCAAACTCAGTCACTTTGCACCTGTGTCAATCGGTGCGGGCAAGGTTACCGGCGGCCAGATACGCATCACCGAATACATGTACGACGGTGCCCCCGGTGAATACATAGAGATCACGAACGTTGGCGATGCTGCCATTGACCTGACCGGCTGGAGCTTTGATGATAGCAGCCGCCAGCCAGGCTCGTTCAGTTTAAGCAGCTTAGGTATTCTTCAACCCAATGAATCGGCCATTATAACCGAGGTTACGCCCGCCGTTTTTCGCACAACCTGGTATCTGCCGAGTACCGTAAAAGTGGCAGGCGGCAATAGCCAAAACCTGGGCCGTAGCGATGAAATCAATATTTACGATGACAGCAACACGCTGGTTGACCGACTGACATACAATGATCAAAGTATGCCCCCTACTATCCGTACACAAAACACCAGTGGCTGGGCAGAGCGGGTAAATCTTGGTGCTAACACAATCAGTACGTGGAAACTTTCGACGGCCAATGATGCTCAAAATTCATATTTGTCTGCTACAGGGAATCTCGGTAATCCTGGTGGTTATCTGATTCCACTGCCTCGGGTAAAAGTTGTTGAATCCGGCGGAACAACGATTGTAGCAGAAGGTGGTGCAACCGATACGTATAGTATCGTTTTGAATAATCAGCCAACGGCTGCCGTTACAATCGCAATTTCACCCAATAGCCAGCTTAGCACCAATCCCACATCGCTGACGTTCACCACCGCCAACTGGAATACAGCCCAAACCGTAACGGTTACAGCCGTTGATGATGCCGTTGTGGAAGGTGTACACTCCGGTACCGTAACGCATAACACCAGCAGCAGCGATCCGGCTTACAATGGAATCGCCACCAACAGCGTGTCGGCTACTATCACCGACAATGACATATCGGCAACGGCCCCGCCAACCATCCAGGAATCGACGGTCTCTACCTTACTTAATCTGCCGACGGCCAGCCCCGGCTATGTAAGCGGGGTAATCAATGACCCAACCGATCCGGCCAGCACGCTCGGCATTGATTTTACCATCGGTGATACCGATACGCCAGTCGGCAGCCTGACGGTTACAGCCAGTAGCAATACGACGAGTGTGGTTGCCAATGCAAATGTTAGTCTTACGGGTTCGGGGGCCAGCCGTAATCTGAAAATAACCCCGACAGGCGTCGGATTTGCGACAATTTCCGTTCTGGTTAGTGATGGCAGCAATACGGCGACGTATAGCATTAATTATGCCGCTTCAGCGAGCTCTGTAAATCCGGGTTCGACCCGTTTCCATTCGGGCACCAGCGATGCATCAACGGCGATGGTCCTGGATGCCAGTACGATGCTGGTAGCCGACGACGAGAATCAGGTGCTTCGGCTATATGATCGGACGAAATCCGGGTTACCGTCAACTGGTTTTGACTTTACGGCTCAATTAGGGCTGACCGACATATCAGGAAGTACCCCGCGTGAAGTCGATCTCGAGGCTTCGACCCGTGTAGGTAAACGAATTTATTGGGTCGGATCAGAAAGTAATGCCGATGGGGGTGGTTTTCGTCCAAACCGTAACCGGGTTTTCGCCACTGATCTTAGCGGCTCAGGAAGCGCAAGTACACTTACGTATGCAGGACGCTATGATTTCCTGAAAGATGATATCCTGAACTGGGATGCGACCAATGGCCACGGTAAAGGCGCTAATTACTACGGTTTGGTAGCGAGCGCTAACAGTGCCGTGGATTCAAAGCAGTCTGCTGGTTATAATATTGAAGGTGTCGAAATGGCTCCCGATAATAGCACCGCCTATCTGGCTTTCCGTGCTCCTCAGATCCTGCCTGCCTCCCGAACAAAAGCCCTTATCGTTCCAGTTACCAACTTCACGAATCTGATTACCGTATCGGGCGGTGGAACTGCGGGTTCGGCTACCTTTGGCGCACCTATCGAAATGGATCTGGGAGGACGTGGTATCCGGGAAATTCGAAAAAATGCCAACAACCAGTACATCATTATTGCGGGTGCTGCGGGTAACGAAGGTCCCGCTCCGAACGATTTTCGATTGTATACCTGGACAGGCAACCCAGCTGAGGCTCCCGTACTACGCAATACCGATCTCTCGGCCCTCAATGCTAACGGCAGTTTTGAGTCGATCCTCGACGTGCCGAACCCGCTGACCGAAGCCAGTCAGATTCAATTGCTGGTCGATAATGGCGATGCCATTTATTACAACGATGGCACTATTGCGAAAGATCTATCCCAGAATAATTTCAAAAAATTCCGGAGCGAGCTCGTGCCTTTGGGTGCATCCAGTACGCAGCCTCTGGCTATTACGGTCGTTAGTTACGATTGCTTCACCGGCGCGATTACGTTTGGCAAACTCGGTGGCGATCCCAATAAAATCGTCGAATATCGGGCCATTGGAGTCACCGACTGGACCACGAACCCTACGGCTAAACTCGATGCCGAAGCCCGCACGGCCAGCGACCTCAATAGCATCAACATCAGGGCCCGCTATGTGGGCGAGCCAGCGTCTGAGGTAACCTATCTTTGGTCCCGTCCTGCGCCCTGCACGCAACCTATCTCCACAACGGTCTTGTCGATTACGGTCGTCAGTTATGACTGTTTCAGTGGAGCCATTACGTTTGGCAAACTCAGTAGTGATCCGAACAAAACCGTTGAGTACATGGCCATTGGCATTACGGGCTGGGCAACCAATCCGCAGGCCAAACTCGATGCCGAAGCCCGTACCGCAAACGACCTGAACAGCATCAATATTCTGGCCCGTTACGTTAATGACCCGCAATCGCAGGTGAGTTATCTGTGGACACGCCCTGCTCCCTGTGATCAGCCCATTTCAACGCCTGCGCTATCCATTACGGTTACCAGTTACGACTGTTCAACGGGAGCCATCACGTTTGGCAAACTCAGCAGTGATCCCAACAAAACCGTCGAATATCGGGCTATTGGCATTACGGATTGGACAACCAATCCGCAGGCTAAACTCGACGCCGAAGCCCGCACGGCTAATGATCTCAATGGAATTAACATAACCGCCCGGTATGTTGGTGAACCCGCTTCTGAAGTAAGCTATTTCTGGACGCGGCCTGCGCCATGCAACGGTGCCCGACTTGGCGTTACAGCGTTCGAATCTGCACGGGAATTGAAAATTGTTCTTCTGGGCAATCCAACCAGTACCGAACGCATACTTGTTGAAGTACATGGAGCTGAAGCTCAGCCGCTTCGCCTGGTTATCCGCGATGTACAGGGTAAACAGATTAGCGAACAAATAGTAGAACGAGCTGGAGCTATTGAGCAGCAAACACTTGGCCTGGGTCAGACTTCGGGGCTTTATTTGTTGCAGGTTACAACGCCTGCCAGAAGCCAGACCGCAAAGATAATTCGACAGTAA
- a CDS encoding TolC family protein, producing MKSQLVTILAFCAIGVAQAQNQTVTIAAPEDLKALVQQANTNYPTLKQQQQQIQAGEVRVDIARTSMRPSVNLNGNYTYITPVPQFAIPLNGQEVVAKLAPNNSINTNVSIGQTIYDFGRTDAAVRQAADNVQILRRNYELTQQSLAYQVAAAYYGVGFLQRSLIVQDSVIRTASANVRLLSNRLQNGDALEYDVLTEAVRVKVAQNRKIEIQNQLEKQLATLTYLTGNPQPETNRAIEQFQVGVQLAPVSLFDLNGQFQTAAVGNKTVLLAQDQVKAAETDVLVNNRSGQPSITFNGTAGFKNGYPLEVEQLRGNTTAGINFVAPIYSGKRYKLQNQAAQLNLNASRYAVETANAQLRQSIALLNADIRSNQTRLANLETQVLQAHKALDIANARLRNGVITNVELQSAETGVEEAELGRLTFQYQLLLNQLELKRLLGEPLF from the coding sequence ATGAAATCGCAACTAGTAACTATACTCGCCTTTTGCGCAATCGGTGTTGCGCAGGCTCAGAACCAAACGGTGACCATAGCCGCGCCCGAGGATCTGAAAGCGTTGGTGCAGCAGGCAAATACAAACTACCCCACGCTAAAACAGCAGCAGCAGCAAATACAGGCGGGTGAAGTACGGGTCGACATTGCCCGGACGTCGATGCGCCCCAGCGTGAATCTAAACGGTAACTATACCTACATAACGCCGGTTCCGCAGTTTGCTATTCCGCTCAATGGGCAGGAAGTCGTAGCCAAACTGGCTCCCAATAACAGTATCAACACCAACGTGTCGATCGGGCAAACGATCTATGACTTTGGTCGTACGGATGCTGCCGTTCGGCAGGCAGCCGACAATGTGCAGATACTGCGCCGAAACTACGAGCTAACGCAGCAATCGCTGGCTTACCAGGTGGCGGCTGCTTATTATGGCGTTGGTTTTCTGCAACGTAGCCTGATTGTTCAGGATTCGGTGATCAGAACGGCCAGTGCGAATGTACGGCTGCTATCGAACCGGCTCCAGAACGGCGATGCGCTCGAATACGACGTGTTGACGGAGGCTGTACGGGTGAAAGTAGCGCAGAACCGGAAAATTGAAATTCAGAATCAGCTGGAAAAACAATTGGCCACGCTGACCTACCTGACCGGAAATCCTCAGCCAGAAACGAATCGGGCTATCGAACAATTTCAGGTGGGCGTTCAGTTAGCACCCGTATCACTGTTTGACCTGAACGGCCAGTTTCAAACAGCCGCAGTTGGTAATAAAACCGTTCTACTGGCTCAGGATCAGGTAAAAGCGGCCGAAACGGATGTATTAGTCAACAATCGCTCGGGACAGCCCAGCATTACGTTCAATGGTACGGCCGGGTTTAAGAATGGCTACCCGCTTGAGGTTGAGCAACTTCGGGGTAACACGACAGCAGGAATCAATTTTGTCGCCCCCATTTATTCCGGGAAACGGTATAAACTCCAGAATCAGGCTGCTCAGTTAAATCTGAATGCGAGTCGTTACGCCGTTGAAACGGCCAATGCACAGCTCCGGCAGAGTATCGCCCTATTGAACGCCGACATTCGCAGTAATCAGACCCGCCTGGCCAACCTCGAAACGCAGGTTTTACAAGCACATAAGGCCCTCGATATTGCCAATGCCCGGCTGCGTAATGGTGTCATTACAAATGTTGAGCTACAGAGTGCTGAAACAGGCGTAGAAGAAGCTGAATTAGGGCGATTGACTTTTCAATATCAACTATTGCTCAATCAGCTGGAGTTAAAACGACTGTTGGGGGAACCATTGTTTTAG
- a CDS encoding TonB family protein has translation MKRLFLLCSFIFLCFHSSAQQTPYQAFEVDSAAEPHGGTPFLNTFLQTNLRKPIAAEAKGIGGRIVVSAIVEVDGHVSDVKVMNSLRPDLDREAVRVFTLFKAWKPAYKAGKTVRQQIMIPIMFKSNVPFPYNNGARVSYFDADQKSLADSSDKVRYKQISPLDTNGFPNGDIVVYKLKGSDWKEHYRLPLVRKKSLYPGPSSKQNYQVGYQNSDKAWDGNVLILNESGSPVSRLFYKNGIPAGWGLTYYPNGSVAKKTDELEDGVSVTSWYTNGQIKQVKKEIKPQPLKAKTPEIVTAYWDSTGQQLVSDGNGRAIYQEFVESRADSARQTTFIEQGLYENGLKQGTWTGRYADGSYFYEEQYDKGICQQGKAQVAGSDTLRYTEVEQQAGFSGGLPALGQFLSQNLSYPIGAQRAGAQGRVFVSFTVCTDGTLCDYEVLKSVHPELDKEAVRVVQKMSGRWTPGTNRGQKVRVKYNLPINFTF, from the coding sequence ATGAAACGCTTATTCCTTCTTTGCAGCTTTATTTTCCTGTGTTTTCATAGCTCCGCTCAGCAAACTCCTTACCAGGCTTTTGAAGTCGATAGTGCTGCCGAACCACATGGCGGCACGCCTTTCCTGAACACTTTTCTACAAACGAACTTACGCAAACCAATAGCCGCCGAAGCCAAAGGTATTGGCGGACGGATTGTTGTCAGTGCTATTGTCGAAGTAGATGGCCATGTATCCGATGTCAAGGTCATGAATAGCCTACGCCCCGACCTTGACCGGGAAGCTGTACGTGTTTTTACTCTGTTCAAGGCCTGGAAGCCAGCTTACAAAGCAGGGAAAACCGTTCGACAGCAGATTATGATTCCGATTATGTTCAAGTCCAATGTTCCATTTCCTTACAACAACGGTGCACGAGTAAGTTATTTTGACGCAGACCAGAAATCCCTCGCCGATAGTAGTGATAAAGTTCGCTATAAACAGATTTCTCCTTTAGATACGAATGGCTTTCCTAATGGTGATATAGTTGTTTACAAACTAAAAGGCTCAGATTGGAAAGAACATTATCGATTACCATTAGTACGTAAGAAAAGTCTTTACCCAGGCCCTTCCAGCAAGCAAAACTACCAAGTTGGCTATCAAAATAGTGACAAGGCATGGGATGGTAATGTACTAATACTGAATGAATCCGGCTCGCCCGTTAGCCGATTGTTTTATAAAAATGGTATACCAGCCGGCTGGGGGCTAACTTATTATCCTAATGGATCAGTCGCAAAAAAAACCGACGAGCTTGAGGATGGGGTCAGTGTTACATCGTGGTACACAAATGGTCAGATCAAACAAGTAAAAAAAGAAATAAAGCCCCAACCCCTGAAGGCAAAAACTCCTGAGATAGTGACAGCCTATTGGGATAGTACAGGACAACAGTTAGTAAGCGATGGAAATGGACGAGCCATCTATCAGGAGTTCGTAGAATCTCGCGCTGATTCAGCCCGCCAGACAACGTTTATTGAACAGGGTCTCTATGAGAACGGATTAAAACAGGGAACTTGGACAGGACGCTATGCGGATGGGTCGTATTTTTATGAGGAACAATACGACAAAGGCATCTGTCAGCAAGGGAAAGCCCAGGTTGCCGGGTCCGATACCCTTCGCTATACTGAAGTTGAACAGCAAGCGGGCTTTTCAGGAGGTCTACCCGCTTTAGGGCAGTTTCTGTCGCAGAACCTAAGTTATCCGATCGGTGCTCAACGAGCAGGAGCACAGGGCCGCGTATTTGTTAGTTTTACCGTTTGCACGGATGGAACCTTATGCGACTATGAAGTACTCAAAAGTGTTCACCCTGAGTTAGATAAGGAAGCCGTCCGAGTTGTGCAAAAAATGAGTGGCCGCTGGACACCGGGAACAAACCGTGGTCAGAAAGTCCGGGTGAAATATAATCTGCCAATCAATTTTACCTTTTAG
- a CDS encoding 2-phosphosulfolactate phosphatase gives MKQIDVCLTPDLLHLHTIENTIVVVADVFRATSCMVTAFAYGVKSIIPVATVDECRQWQERGYLAAAERNARKVEGFELDNSPFTYMDEQIRGADVAMTTTNGTLAITRSRGAVKVLVGSFLNLDAIARYLKTEPYDVMVLCAGWKGRVNMEDTLFAGALIDRLKESYAMAEDSVIMAWRLYGQGKDNLPSYLSNSSHIRRLQRLGIQKDITYCLQHDLYDVVPVLRGNALVSMEV, from the coding sequence ATGAAACAAATTGACGTTTGCTTAACTCCTGATTTATTACATCTCCACACGATAGAAAATACGATTGTGGTGGTTGCCGATGTATTCCGGGCGACTTCATGTATGGTAACCGCTTTTGCCTATGGTGTCAAGAGCATTATACCGGTAGCAACGGTCGACGAATGTCGGCAATGGCAGGAACGCGGGTATCTGGCGGCTGCCGAGCGCAATGCCCGTAAGGTAGAAGGTTTTGAATTAGACAATTCGCCGTTTACCTACATGGACGAACAAATTCGTGGCGCTGACGTAGCCATGACGACCACAAACGGCACGCTGGCCATTACACGCTCGCGGGGAGCGGTGAAAGTACTGGTCGGTTCATTCCTGAATCTGGATGCGATTGCCCGCTATCTGAAAACCGAACCTTATGACGTGATGGTCCTGTGTGCGGGTTGGAAGGGTCGCGTCAATATGGAGGATACGCTGTTTGCCGGTGCCCTGATCGACCGATTGAAAGAAAGCTATGCCATGGCCGAAGATAGTGTGATTATGGCGTGGCGGCTCTATGGCCAGGGGAAAGACAACTTGCCCAGTTACTTATCGAACTCTTCCCATATCCGCAGATTGCAGCGGCTGGGGATTCAGAAAGATATTACCTACTGCCTGCAACACGACCTTTACGATGTCGTTCCGGTATTGCGGGGCAATGCACTGGTTAGTATGGAGGTATAA
- the gcvT gene encoding glycine cleavage system aminomethyltransferase GcvT — MSLKQVPLHHIHQQLGAKIVPFAGFEMPVRYSSDLEEHNTVRNGVGIFDVSHMGEFILKGEGALALIQRVSANDASVLFDGKVQYSYLPNGRGGIVDDLLVYRINSLEYMLVVNASNIEKDWNWISQHAADYELTMVNVSDDMCLFAVQGPLAAKALQSLTSADLDSMDYYTFEKTDFAGYANVIVSATGYTGAGGFEIYVSNHQAEGVWNAIVEAGEPYGIKPIGLGARDTLRLEMGYNLYGNDITDETSPIEAGLGWVTKFTHDFIDADLLKQQKEQGVSQKLVGFEMIDRGIPRGHYELTDADGNHIGEVTSGTQSPTLSKGVGLGYVQTAFSKAGTEIFVKVRDRLLKAQVVKPPFVKK, encoded by the coding sequence ATGTCGCTTAAGCAAGTTCCTCTCCATCACATTCATCAGCAGTTAGGCGCGAAGATCGTGCCGTTTGCGGGCTTCGAGATGCCCGTTCGTTACTCCTCCGACCTGGAAGAACATAACACCGTTCGGAATGGCGTCGGCATTTTCGACGTCTCGCACATGGGCGAGTTTATCCTCAAAGGCGAAGGGGCTCTGGCTTTGATTCAGCGCGTTTCGGCCAATGACGCCAGTGTGCTTTTCGACGGTAAGGTTCAGTATAGTTACCTGCCCAACGGCCGGGGCGGCATTGTCGATGACCTGCTGGTTTACCGGATTAATTCGCTGGAATACATGCTCGTGGTCAACGCATCGAACATTGAAAAAGACTGGAACTGGATCAGTCAGCATGCCGCGGACTATGAATTAACGATGGTCAACGTATCCGATGATATGTGTCTGTTCGCCGTTCAGGGCCCACTGGCGGCCAAGGCGTTACAGTCACTCACGAGTGCAGATCTTGATTCGATGGATTATTATACCTTCGAAAAAACCGACTTTGCCGGTTATGCCAATGTCATTGTATCGGCAACGGGTTATACGGGCGCTGGCGGATTCGAAATCTACGTATCCAATCACCAGGCCGAAGGTGTCTGGAATGCCATTGTTGAAGCCGGAGAGCCCTACGGCATCAAACCCATTGGCCTCGGCGCACGGGATACACTCCGACTCGAAATGGGCTACAACCTCTACGGCAACGACATCACCGACGAAACCTCACCTATTGAAGCGGGTCTTGGCTGGGTCACGAAATTTACCCACGACTTCATTGATGCCGATTTGCTGAAACAGCAAAAAGAACAGGGTGTCAGTCAAAAACTGGTTGGCTTTGAGATGATTGACCGTGGTATTCCTCGTGGCCATTATGAGCTGACCGACGCTGATGGCAACCACATCGGCGAAGTGACCTCCGGAACGCAATCGCCCACACTTAGTAAGGGCGTTGGTTTGGGATATGTTCAAACCGCATTCAGTAAGGCCGGCACCGAAATTTTTGTTAAAGTCCGCGATCGGCTTTTAAAGGCCCAGGTCGTGAAACCTCCTTTCGTAAAAAAATAA